The Candidatus Hydrogenedentota bacterium genomic interval CCTCTTCGCCCTCGACTCCTCGTAGGCCCCCTTCCAACGAAAAATTTTGGGGGAAGTCCTGTTTGTGTTGACTCTTGCCGGCTTGCCGGGAACGCACTATAATGCATCGGTCCTTGATGCCGTCAATACAAAAGGAAAGGGGAATGTCATGGCGCGGTTTGTGTGGACTGTGGCGTTGCTTGTCGTCTTTTCCGTCGCCCAGGCGGAGTCGGTCACGGTTAAAATCGGGGGGAAGGAGAAACCGCCAGTCCCCCGCTGGCCGGAACGGCTCATCGGCGACGAGCGGCTGCTGTTGAACAACGACGGCACGAACCTCTTCTGGCGCGACGACCTCAGCATGGAAATGGTCCGGCGGCACGCGGCGGAGTGCCCGGACGCGGTGACCACCTACCTGGTCTGCCCGAACGGCATCCAGAAGATGATGTACCCGAGCGAAATCGAGGAACTCTCGACGCGGGGCGCCCTGCCTAGACTGGTGGCGGAGGGGCATGACCCGTTCGGCTATTTCCTGACAGAATTGAAGACGCGCGGCTTCGAGGTGCTGGTCACGTTCCGGATGAACGAGGTCCACAATGTGGACAAGGCGGACGAGCCGGACCTGAGCCGGTTTTGGCGGGAGCATCCCGAATGGCGGGTGGAGCCGGGCGCGCCCACAGGCAACTGGATGGCCCAGTGCATGGACTATTCCCGGCCGGAGGTGCAGGAGTACAACACCGCGCTCATCTGCGAGCTGCTGGAGAAGTACCGGCCCGACGGGGTCGAACTGGACTGGATGCGCTTCCCGCGCCACCTCTCCGGCACGCCCGAAGAGGTGTGGGCGAAGCGCGGCATGCTGACGGACGTGGTGGCGGCGGTGCGGCTGAAGGCGGACGAGCTGGCGGGGAGGCTCAAGCGGCCCGTGCGCGTGGCGGTGCGGATACCTTCGAGTCCGGCGGGCTGCCGCAACCTGGGCGTGGACCTGGCGGACTGGACCGCGCGG includes:
- a CDS encoding family 10 glycosylhydrolase yields the protein MARFVWTVALLVVFSVAQAESVTVKIGGKEKPPVPRWPERLIGDERLLLNNDGTNLFWRDDLSMEMVRRHAAECPDAVTTYLVCPNGIQKMMYPSEIEELSTRGALPRLVAEGHDPFGYFLTELKTRGFEVLVTFRMNEVHNVDKADEPDLSRFWREHPEWRVEPGAPTGNWMAQCMDYSRPEVQEYNTALICELLEKYRPDGVELDWMRFPRHLSGTPEEVWAKRGMLTDVVAAVRLKADELAGRLKRPVRVAVRIPSSPAGCRNLGVDLADWTARGLVDFVTAAPFLASDFAMPLEELRALMGEKKVPLYAGIEIGHSGKNHSEASLHAAGLGLLDSGADGLYLFNFPCWRESRQA